One genomic segment of Gottschalkia acidurici 9a includes these proteins:
- the msrB gene encoding peptide-methionine (R)-S-oxide reductase MsrB, whose translation MTDNIHYELATFAGGCFWCMVSPFDERPGIIEVLSGYIGGHKENPTYEDVCLGDTGHYEAVQIKYDPEIFPYDKLLDTFWQQIDPTDVGGQFNDRGDSYKTAIFYHNENQRMMAEESKRKLNESGRFDKPIVTEILPATFFYSAEEYHQDFYKKNPLRYRAYRKGSGREDFIKKNWKKKKNHDELKQTLTPIQYEVTQNNGTEPPFRNEFWDHKEEGIYVDIVSGEPLFSSLDKYDSGCGWPSFTDPIHKEQVTEAVDKSHGMVRTEVRSKASDSHLGHVFNDGPKPNGLRYCINSAALRFIPKHKLKEEGYGEYLHLFKN comes from the coding sequence ATGACTGATAATATCCATTATGAATTAGCCACATTTGCAGGAGGTTGTTTTTGGTGTATGGTATCTCCATTCGATGAAAGACCGGGTATAATAGAAGTACTATCAGGATATATTGGAGGACATAAAGAAAATCCGACTTATGAGGATGTATGTTTAGGTGATACAGGACATTATGAAGCTGTTCAAATCAAATATGATCCTGAGATATTTCCTTATGACAAATTGCTGGATACATTTTGGCAGCAAATAGACCCGACTGATGTTGGTGGACAGTTTAATGATAGAGGGGATTCTTATAAAACAGCAATATTCTATCATAATGAGAACCAAAGAATGATGGCAGAAGAATCTAAAAGAAAGTTAAATGAAAGTGGACGCTTTGACAAACCTATAGTTACTGAAATTTTACCAGCAACATTTTTCTACTCAGCAGAGGAATATCATCAAGATTTTTATAAGAAGAACCCGTTACGTTACAGAGCATATAGGAAAGGATCTGGAAGAGAGGATTTTATAAAGAAGAACTGGAAGAAAAAAAAGAATCATGATGAACTAAAGCAAACCTTAACTCCTATTCAGTATGAGGTTACTCAAAACAATGGTACTGAACCACCATTTAGGAATGAATTCTGGGATCATAAAGAAGAAGGCATATATGTTGATATAGTTTCTGGAGAACCCTTGTTTAGTTCATTAGATAAATATGATTCAGGCTGCGGATGGCCAAGTTTTACTGACCCTATTCATAAAGAACAGGTGACCGAAGCAGTAGATAAAAGTCATGGTATGGTACGTACTGAAGTGAGAAGTAAGGCTAGTGACTCACACTTAGGACATGTTTTCAATGATGGACCTAAACCTAACGGGTTACGATATTGCATTAATTCAGCAGCACTTAGATTTATACCTAAACATAAACTAAAAGAAGAAGGATATGGTGAATATCTACATTTATTTAAGAACTGA
- a CDS encoding branched-chain amino acid aminotransferase: MSKTVDIDWDNLGFSYIKTDYRYISVWKDGKWDEGKLVEDNKLTISEGSTALHYGQQCFEGLKAYRTKDGKVQLFRPDENAKRMIESCHKVLMPGVPVEKFIDACKQVVKANEHFVPPYGTGGTLYLRPFVIGVGDNIGVKSAPEFIFSVFCVPVGPYFKGGVNPVNFLVAPDFDRAAPHGTGAAKVGGNYAASLYPLSIAKEKGFADCIYLDPATRTKVEEVGSANFFGITHDDKFVTPTSPSILRSITRISLETIAEDYLGLKVEERDVYIDKLDEFKEAGACGTAAVITPIGGVQYKDDFHVFYSEKEVGPITKKLYDTLCGIQFGDVEAPEGWMVEVE; encoded by the coding sequence ATGAGCAAAACAGTAGATATTGATTGGGATAATCTAGGTTTTAGCTATATAAAAACTGATTATCGCTATATCTCAGTTTGGAAAGATGGTAAATGGGACGAAGGAAAATTAGTTGAAGATAATAAGTTAACTATAAGTGAAGGCTCTACTGCACTTCACTATGGTCAACAATGTTTCGAAGGACTTAAGGCCTATCGTACAAAAGATGGTAAAGTTCAACTATTTAGACCTGATGAAAATGCTAAGCGTATGATTGAAAGTTGTCATAAAGTACTTATGCCTGGAGTTCCAGTTGAAAAATTTATAGATGCATGTAAGCAAGTTGTTAAAGCAAATGAACACTTTGTACCTCCTTATGGTACTGGTGGAACTCTTTACTTAAGACCTTTTGTAATAGGTGTTGGCGATAATATAGGAGTTAAAAGTGCACCTGAATTTATATTCTCAGTATTCTGTGTTCCTGTAGGTCCTTATTTCAAAGGAGGAGTTAACCCAGTTAATTTCTTAGTAGCTCCTGATTTTGATAGAGCTGCACCACATGGTACTGGAGCTGCAAAAGTAGGTGGAAACTATGCTGCAAGTCTTTATCCTCTAAGTATAGCAAAGGAAAAAGGATTTGCTGACTGTATATACCTTGACCCTGCTACTCGTACTAAAGTAGAAGAAGTAGGATCAGCTAACTTCTTTGGTATTACTCATGATGATAAATTTGTTACACCAACTTCTCCTTCTATACTTAGAAGTATAACTAGAATTTCTCTTGAAACTATTGCAGAGGACTACTTAGGCCTTAAAGTAGAGGAAAGAGATGTTTATATAGATAAATTAGATGAATTCAAAGAAGCTGGAGCTTGCGGAACTGCAGCTGTTATTACTCCTATAGGTGGAGTACAATACAAAGATGACTTCCATGTTTTCTATAGTGAAAAAGAAGTTGGACCTATTACTAAAAAACTTTACGATACACTTTGTGGAATTCAATTCGGAGATGTAGAGGCTCCTGAGGGTTGGATGGTAGAAGTAGAATAA
- a CDS encoding stalk domain-containing protein, whose amino-acid sequence MKKKVVAISLSACILLSSQIYASQLLDSKLYESRKSVVLIEENAGISDSRYNEYEGIIKEIIESNGRLSILVEIENNDTFEKAMFKISDDVILLSDKTKDFINHEDLKEGAKINVFCNEKTDTKRNISPILNPSVIVVNEAEELTPVKVSKFNEELISIDNQLKLNISDKTILIDRNESLLNEEDIYNKDLIVFYGPSVTMSIPGQTSANKIIALKPKIKVLDKVLIDKKEKALKNNMYTSKGVTMIPLREISESLGYKVSWNKENKLAGLSKGNKFIKVGLNEDKYSFEKMILKLGAESEVKDGTTYVPLDFTNKVLKLNLEVSEDGTILIDKE is encoded by the coding sequence ATGAAAAAGAAAGTGGTGGCGATTAGTCTGTCAGCTTGTATACTATTGAGTAGTCAAATTTATGCATCACAGCTACTTGATAGTAAATTATATGAGAGTAGAAAATCTGTAGTTTTAATTGAAGAAAATGCTGGAATTAGTGATTCAAGATACAACGAATATGAAGGTATAATAAAAGAAATAATAGAAAGCAATGGTAGATTATCTATATTAGTAGAGATAGAAAATAATGATACTTTTGAAAAAGCGATGTTTAAGATAAGTGATGATGTAATTCTGCTGAGTGATAAAACAAAAGACTTTATAAACCATGAAGACCTAAAAGAGGGTGCAAAAATAAACGTTTTTTGTAATGAAAAAACAGATACTAAAAGAAATATTTCACCTATACTAAACCCTTCAGTTATTGTAGTAAATGAAGCAGAAGAATTAACTCCAGTCAAAGTATCAAAGTTTAATGAAGAATTAATTAGCATAGACAATCAATTGAAGCTAAATATATCTGACAAAACTATATTAATTGATAGAAATGAAAGCTTATTAAATGAAGAGGACATATATAATAAAGATTTAATTGTGTTCTATGGACCTTCTGTTACAATGAGTATACCAGGCCAGACCTCTGCTAATAAAATAATTGCACTAAAACCTAAGATAAAAGTATTGGATAAGGTATTAATAGATAAAAAAGAAAAGGCTCTTAAAAATAATATGTATACATCAAAAGGAGTAACAATGATTCCTCTTAGGGAAATTTCAGAATCTCTAGGATACAAAGTATCTTGGAATAAGGAAAATAAATTAGCAGGATTATCAAAAGGTAATAAATTTATAAAGGTAGGATTAAATGAAGATAAGTATAGCTTTGAAAAGATGATACTAAAGCTTGGAGCTGAATCAGAGGTTAAAGATGGAACTACTTATGTTCCCTTAGATTTTACAAACAAGGTTCTAAAATTAAATCTAGAGGTGTCTGAAGATGGAACTATATTAATAGATAAAGAATAG
- a CDS encoding M56 family metallopeptidase, with product MNILEKALLWVLYSSFIATIMTILILAIKKLFKNYTSPRFQHALWFLILIRLLLPISVGSPLDLIDNVSESYKDIIDFEKTDLYKSSNSKESKDSLNNDIEEYRTGDISRLNDNSKITTEEMYEENTLKGKSLKIEKLLYEFKEQEKDSIEKIIKISSCIWITGFSVMAIFVFFITFRFKCNTKEFYKVNNPHIEHILKISKDKLGLNKNISIYSNNEFKSPFIYGVLNPKIYIPKYVLDKATSQELLHIILHELAHYKRKDLISNLISIIAILFYWFNPVIWFAMKKMREDREIACDSYILEVLEEHESVEYGMTILSFSKDFFSNSYKNNLNLCFYESKTQIERRIMMIRKFKKGSYKMSVLSIALLTLSGSVVLAGSGGNILDSNTAIFENQSLEKKDNEDFKLYPSNGNGSLIFSNLDRASDFIDFRFKVPDYLPSETQLMSITLNDDKGNLIGMSFGKSKPNSKLMFESEGRFNFLVSKEDLIENLKNRHKSRSNGTEDITVEYKEKPFSISNIHGQNVTITSRAISKISSDESNAKDIEINEMEYFIWNSKDIWYGIEYEKPYGISRNDIEKIVTSLKNFEDVSKDKYTSKNYRTYRIYEKKDLEVFEEILGFKPKLYLNLSKELVANGARLDNIRNEWVMITSYGSQDGSSIKISFIQGKDTNYYDSLKEKDKSGIDDSFKNEKGPLNTSHRVDKSRTTSLKINDIDVFVHTQVDTYDNPKETFTQTDYVWKQDNIVYYVNVYGEPDNHEDIEDIIKDLMK from the coding sequence ATGAATATACTTGAAAAAGCTTTATTATGGGTTTTATACTCTTCGTTTATAGCTACTATTATGACAATACTTATATTAGCTATAAAAAAACTTTTTAAAAACTATACTAGTCCTAGGTTTCAGCATGCTTTATGGTTTCTCATATTAATAAGACTTCTACTTCCTATTTCTGTTGGAAGTCCTTTGGACTTAATAGACAATGTATCAGAAAGCTATAAAGATATAATAGATTTTGAAAAAACCGATCTATATAAATCATCTAATTCTAAAGAATCCAAGGATAGTTTAAATAATGATATAGAAGAGTATAGAACGGGTGATATATCTAGATTAAATGATAATAGCAAAATTACTACTGAAGAGATGTATGAAGAAAATACTTTAAAGGGTAAATCCTTAAAAATAGAAAAACTATTATATGAATTTAAGGAACAAGAAAAAGACTCTATTGAAAAAATAATAAAGATATCCTCATGTATATGGATTACTGGATTTAGTGTTATGGCTATATTTGTTTTCTTTATTACTTTTAGATTTAAGTGCAATACAAAAGAATTTTATAAAGTTAATAATCCACATATTGAGCATATATTAAAAATATCTAAGGACAAGTTAGGTTTAAATAAAAATATCTCTATTTATAGCAATAATGAATTTAAAAGTCCTTTTATATATGGAGTTTTAAATCCTAAAATTTATATCCCTAAATATGTCTTAGATAAAGCTACAAGTCAAGAACTGTTACATATTATTTTACACGAGCTTGCTCACTATAAAAGAAAAGACTTAATATCTAATCTGATTTCTATAATAGCGATACTATTTTACTGGTTTAATCCAGTTATATGGTTTGCAATGAAAAAGATGAGAGAAGATAGAGAGATAGCATGTGATAGTTATATATTAGAAGTTCTTGAAGAACATGAATCTGTAGAATATGGAATGACTATATTAAGTTTTTCTAAAGACTTTTTTAGTAATAGTTATAAAAACAATCTTAATCTATGCTTTTATGAGAGTAAAACACAAATTGAAAGGAGAATTATGATGATAAGAAAATTTAAAAAAGGTTCTTATAAAATGTCTGTTTTAAGTATTGCGCTTCTTACACTATCTGGATCTGTAGTATTAGCTGGTAGTGGAGGTAACATACTAGATTCTAATACAGCTATATTTGAAAATCAGAGTTTGGAAAAAAAGGATAACGAAGACTTTAAATTATATCCCTCTAATGGAAACGGAAGCCTTATATTTAGCAATTTAGATAGAGCAAGTGATTTCATAGATTTTAGATTTAAAGTTCCTGACTATTTGCCATCAGAAACACAGTTAATGAGTATAACTCTTAATGATGATAAAGGTAATTTGATAGGAATGTCCTTTGGTAAATCCAAGCCTAATTCAAAATTAATGTTTGAGTCAGAAGGAAGATTTAACTTTTTAGTTTCTAAAGAAGATCTTATAGAAAATTTAAAAAATAGACATAAGAGTAGAAGCAATGGAACTGAAGATATTACAGTAGAATATAAAGAGAAACCTTTTAGCATTTCTAATATACATGGTCAAAATGTTACTATAACATCTAGGGCTATTAGCAAAATATCAAGTGATGAATCAAATGCTAAAGATATAGAAATAAATGAAATGGAATATTTCATATGGAATAGTAAAGATATATGGTATGGAATTGAGTATGAGAAGCCTTATGGAATTTCTAGAAATGATATAGAAAAGATAGTTACATCACTTAAGAACTTTGAAGATGTATCCAAAGATAAATATACATCTAAAAATTATCGCACTTATAGAATATATGAAAAAAAAGATTTAGAAGTGTTTGAGGAAATTTTAGGATTTAAACCTAAACTTTATTTAAACTTGTCGAAAGAACTTGTAGCTAATGGAGCACGTTTAGATAATATAAGAAATGAATGGGTGATGATTACATCGTACGGTTCTCAAGATGGTAGTTCAATAAAGATATCTTTTATTCAGGGTAAAGATACAAATTATTATGACTCTTTAAAAGAAAAAGATAAAAGCGGTATAGATGATAGTTTTAAAAATGAGAAAGGTCCTCTTAACACAAGCCATAGAGTTGATAAGTCTAGAACAACTTCTTTAAAGATAAATGATATTGATGTTTTTGTGCACACTCAAGTTGATACTTATGATAATCCTAAAGAAACTTTCACACAGACTGATTATGTATGGAAGCAAGATAATATTGTATATTACGTTAATGTTTATGGAGAACCAGATAATCATGAAGATATAGAAGATATAATAAAAGATTTAATGAAGTAA
- a CDS encoding MBL fold metallo-hydrolase, with protein MLNKLTERVYYLPYQDEGCQPALGLIIGDKYSLVVDAGNSMGHAKEFLEEISKLDIPPLKYLAITHYHWDHVAGISTMNLTTVLNEKNYKNIEDIKTLIENDKKISVKELGRVKHSTATKLRKQVSEGLSISNGDIIFNGKVEIDLGGIKCIVENIGGDHSEDSNLIYIENEKVMFLGDSIYRDLNRRHKCYHMEKLVPLIEKINRYDTEYYLTAHRPVYTKKSMKELFDMMIDIGNLVGNKTDLEELTKSYSEKVNREVTEEEVFYIESFINRNKN; from the coding sequence ATGCTAAACAAATTAACTGAAAGAGTTTATTATTTACCATATCAAGATGAAGGATGCCAGCCTGCATTAGGACTAATAATCGGAGATAAATATAGCTTAGTGGTGGATGCAGGTAACTCTATGGGTCATGCTAAGGAATTTTTAGAAGAAATATCTAAGCTTGATATTCCACCGTTAAAATATCTAGCTATAACTCATTATCATTGGGATCATGTAGCTGGAATATCTACTATGAATCTTACAACAGTATTAAACGAAAAAAACTATAAAAATATAGAAGACATAAAGACTCTAATAGAAAATGATAAAAAAATTAGCGTTAAGGAACTAGGTAGAGTTAAACATAGTACTGCTACAAAGTTAAGAAAGCAAGTATCTGAAGGACTGAGTATTTCAAATGGAGATATAATATTTAATGGAAAAGTTGAAATTGATCTGGGTGGCATAAAGTGTATTGTGGAGAACATAGGAGGAGATCACTCGGAAGATTCTAATCTTATATATATTGAGAATGAAAAAGTAATGTTCTTAGGAGATTCAATATATAGAGATTTAAACAGAAGACATAAATGCTATCATATGGAGAAACTAGTTCCACTCATAGAGAAGATAAATAGATACGATACTGAATATTATCTTACAGCGCATAGGCCTGTATATACAAAAAAAAGTATGAAAGAACTCTTTGATATGATGATAGATATAGGAAATTTAGTTGGAAATAAAACTGATTTAGAGGAATTAACTAAGAGTTATAGTGAAAAGGTTAATAGAGAAGTGACAGAAGAAGAAGTATTTTATATAGAGAGCTTTATAAATAGAAATAAGAACTAG